The Roseococcus microcysteis genome contains a region encoding:
- a CDS encoding EAL domain-containing protein — MARRLDGDDGLLLRYQPIVRVRDRRLVMVEALARWRGDPVALGPGSFVPALERAGLARRLAAAVARIAASDLMRNGTPAGLAVSVNLPVDELEKRDTLSWIADQLRAARMPRHRLAIELTETSPVRDFSRLGRSVRRLRARGHQVLIDDFEMDDRRRRLLRLPFSGVKLDKDFVQSLATSARARQQVRRLARQGLSMTAEGVSTAAIWRSLRHLGVERAQGFWLARPLPLAALSAWVDRWRASQAG; from the coding sequence ATGGCGCGGCGGCTCGATGGGGATGACGGGCTGCTGCTGCGCTACCAGCCCATCGTCCGCGTGCGCGACCGCCGCCTCGTCATGGTCGAGGCCCTGGCGCGCTGGCGGGGCGACCCGGTGGCGCTCGGCCCCGGCAGCTTCGTGCCCGCCCTGGAACGCGCGGGGCTGGCGCGGCGCCTGGCCGCCGCCGTGGCCCGCATCGCGGCGAGCGACCTGATGCGCAACGGCACCCCCGCGGGCCTCGCCGTCTCGGTGAACCTGCCGGTGGATGAGCTGGAGAAGCGCGACACCCTCTCCTGGATCGCGGACCAGCTGCGCGCGGCCCGGATGCCGCGCCACCGCCTGGCCATCGAACTGACCGAGACCTCACCCGTGCGCGACTTCTCGCGCCTGGGCCGTTCGGTGCGGCGGCTGCGCGCGCGCGGCCACCAGGTGCTGATTGATGATTTCGAGATGGATGACCGGCGGCGGCGCCTGCTGCGCCTGCCCTTCTCCGGCGTGAAGCTCGACAAGGACTTCGTGCAGAGCCTCGCCACCTCCGCCCGGGCGCGGCAGCAGGTGCGGCGGCTGGCGCGGCAGGGGCTGAGCATGACGGCGGAGGGTGTCTCCACCGCCGCCATCTGGCGTTCGCTGCGCCACCTGGGCGTGGAGCGGGCCCAGGGCTTCTGGCTGGCCCGCCCGCTGCCGCTGGCCGCCCTGTCCGCCTGGGTGGACCGCTGGCGGGCGTCCCAAGCGGGATGA
- a CDS encoding ABC transporter ATP-binding protein produces the protein MTVLLDVENLAKHYPVRKGAILAKQVGLVRAVDGVSFTLNRGETLALVGESGCGKSTTARLVLRLIEPTTGAVKFQGTDITTLDGATLKGFRRRAQIVFQDPYASLNPRYTVGQTIAEPMEVHNIGDAASRKARVEELLKLVGLAPYHAQRYGHEFSGGQRQRIGIARALAVEPDLVVCDEPVSALDVSIQAQVVNLLRDLQRRLGLAYLFIAHDLAVVKHVADRIAVMYLGRIVEIGEKRALFSNPRHPYTRALLAAIPHPDPSRKGRVTPLGGDVPSPMNIPPGCRFHTRCPYAQDICRQQDPVLKNGVACHLADELPPAGVDFAGGLAPNAAKRLALYAEAAART, from the coding sequence ATGACCGTGTTGCTGGACGTCGAGAACCTCGCCAAGCACTACCCCGTCCGCAAGGGCGCCATCCTGGCCAAGCAGGTCGGGCTGGTGCGCGCGGTGGATGGTGTCTCCTTCACGCTCAACCGCGGCGAAACCCTGGCCCTGGTGGGCGAGAGCGGCTGCGGCAAATCCACCACCGCGCGCCTGGTGCTGCGCCTCATCGAGCCCACCACGGGGGCCGTGAAGTTCCAGGGGACCGACATCACCACGCTGGATGGCGCGACGCTCAAGGGCTTCCGCCGTCGCGCGCAGATCGTCTTCCAGGACCCCTACGCCTCGCTCAACCCGCGCTACACGGTGGGGCAGACCATCGCGGAGCCGATGGAGGTCCACAACATCGGTGACGCCGCCTCCCGCAAGGCCCGCGTCGAGGAATTGCTGAAGCTGGTGGGCCTCGCGCCCTATCACGCGCAGCGCTACGGGCATGAGTTCAGCGGCGGGCAGCGGCAGCGCATCGGCATTGCCCGCGCGCTGGCCGTGGAGCCGGACCTCGTGGTGTGCGACGAGCCGGTCTCCGCGCTCGACGTCTCCATCCAGGCGCAGGTGGTGAACCTGCTGCGCGACCTGCAGCGGCGCCTCGGGCTGGCCTATCTCTTCATCGCGCATGACCTCGCGGTGGTGAAGCATGTGGCCGACCGGATCGCGGTCATGTATCTCGGCCGCATCGTGGAAATCGGCGAGAAGCGCGCGCTCTTCTCCAACCCGCGCCACCCCTACACGCGGGCGCTGCTGGCCGCGATCCCGCACCCGGACCCCTCGCGCAAGGGCCGCGTGACACCGCTCGGCGGCGACGTGCCCAGCCCCATGAACATCCCGCCCGGCTGCCGCTTCCACACGCGCTGCCCCTACGCGCAGGACATCTGCCGCCAGCAGGATCCGGTGCTGAAGAATGGCGTGGCCTGCCACCTGGCCGATGAACTGCCCCCGGCGGGGGTGGACTTCGCCGGCGGCCTGGCCCCCAATGCGGCGAAGCGGCTCGCCCTCTACGCGGAGGCGGCCGCGCGGACATAA
- a CDS encoding iron-containing alcohol dehydrogenase: protein MVQAIVAPRQMLVGAGSIARLGALLGQFGFSRPLVVTDPFMVSSGLVERCLAPLREAGMTPVVFHETVPDPTDTVIEAGVAVLRGGDYDVLLGFGGGSPMDTAKAMAILAAAPSGAKMRDFKVPVAADRGALPVICVPTTAGTGSEATRFTVITDTETDEKMLIAGLGALPLAAVVDHELTFTLPRRITADTGIDSLTHALEAFVSQRANPVSDMYAREAMRLIGPNLRPVYADGGNAAAREAMMLGATLAGLAFSNASVALVHGMSRPIGAHFHVPHGLSNAMLLPAVTRFSLDAALPRYAEAARCMGCAAPSDADQVAGAKLLEELRALNTELEVPTPAAWGIEEARWNGLLPTMAAQALASGSPGNNPRVPAAEQIMALYAEAYRGA from the coding sequence ATGGTCCAGGCGATCGTGGCCCCCCGTCAGATGCTGGTGGGGGCGGGAAGCATCGCGCGGCTGGGGGCGCTGCTCGGTCAGTTCGGCTTCTCCCGCCCGCTGGTGGTGACGGACCCCTTCATGGTCTCCTCGGGGCTGGTCGAACGCTGCCTCGCCCCGCTGCGCGAGGCCGGCATGACCCCTGTCGTGTTCCACGAGACCGTGCCCGACCCGACCGACACGGTGATCGAGGCCGGCGTCGCCGTCCTGCGGGGCGGCGATTACGACGTGCTGCTGGGCTTCGGCGGCGGCAGCCCGATGGACACGGCCAAGGCCATGGCCATCCTCGCCGCCGCGCCGTCCGGTGCGAAGATGCGCGACTTCAAGGTGCCCGTGGCGGCGGATCGCGGCGCGCTGCCCGTCATCTGCGTGCCCACCACGGCCGGCACGGGCAGCGAGGCCACGCGCTTCACCGTCATCACCGACACCGAGACCGATGAGAAGATGCTCATCGCGGGCCTGGGCGCCCTGCCGCTGGCCGCCGTGGTGGACCATGAGCTGACCTTCACCCTGCCGCGCCGCATCACGGCCGACACGGGCATCGACAGCCTGACCCATGCGCTGGAGGCCTTCGTCAGCCAGCGCGCCAACCCCGTCTCGGACATGTATGCGCGGGAGGCGATGCGCCTGATCGGCCCCAACCTCCGCCCCGTCTATGCCGATGGCGGGAACGCCGCGGCGCGCGAGGCGATGATGCTGGGGGCGACGCTGGCGGGGCTCGCCTTCTCCAACGCCTCGGTGGCGCTGGTGCATGGCATGTCGCGGCCCATCGGCGCGCATTTCCATGTGCCGCATGGCCTTTCCAACGCCATGCTGCTGCCGGCGGTCACGCGCTTCAGCCTGGATGCCGCCCTGCCGCGCTATGCCGAGGCCGCGCGCTGCATGGGTTGCGCCGCGCCGAGCGATGCCGACCAGGTGGCGGGGGCCAAGCTGCTGGAGGAACTGCGCGCCCTGAACACGGAGCTGGAGGTGCCCACCCCCGCCGCCTGGGGCATCGAGGAGGCGCGCTGGAACGGGCTGCTGCCCACCATGGCGGCGCAGGCGCTGGCCTCGGGCAGCCCGGGCAACAACCCGCGCGTGCCGGCGGCGGAGCAGATCATGGCGCTGTATGCGGAGGCCTATCGGGGGGCCTGA
- a CDS encoding ABC transporter ATP-binding protein → MSEPLLRIEGLRTVFRTSGGDVPAVDGVSLEVHRGRTLGIVGESGCGKSVLSLSVMRLVAHPGRIAAGRVMLGQRDLASLSMAEMRQVRGRDIAMIFQEPMTSLNPVHSVGFQITEAIRAHDPRASNAELRNRGIEALKRVRIPSPERRFDEYPHQLSGGMRQRVMIAMALACSPKLLIADEPTTALDVTVQAQILDLLRELQAETGMAIILITHDLGVIAEMADEVAVMYSGKVVERTNARALFEDPQHPYTLGLLGSIPRLDEDRENLLAIRGTVPPPFNLPRGCRFNPRCPFAIEACRAEIPPLRSIIPGHEVACIRAPVEASVAA, encoded by the coding sequence ATGTCCGAACCCCTGCTCCGCATCGAGGGCCTTCGCACGGTCTTCCGCACCTCGGGCGGCGACGTGCCGGCGGTGGATGGCGTTTCGCTCGAGGTCCATCGCGGCAGGACGCTCGGCATCGTGGGCGAGAGCGGCTGCGGGAAATCCGTGCTGTCGCTGTCCGTGATGCGCCTCGTGGCGCATCCCGGGCGCATCGCGGCGGGCCGGGTGATGCTGGGCCAGCGTGACCTCGCCTCGCTCTCCATGGCCGAGATGCGCCAGGTGCGCGGCCGCGACATCGCGATGATCTTCCAGGAGCCGATGACCTCGCTGAACCCCGTGCACAGCGTGGGTTTCCAGATCACCGAGGCCATCCGCGCCCACGACCCGCGCGCGAGCAACGCCGAACTGCGCAACCGCGGCATCGAGGCGCTGAAGCGCGTGCGCATCCCCTCGCCGGAGCGGCGCTTCGACGAATACCCGCACCAGCTCTCGGGCGGCATGCGCCAGCGCGTCATGATCGCGATGGCGCTGGCCTGCTCGCCCAAGCTGCTCATCGCGGATGAGCCCACCACGGCGCTGGACGTGACGGTGCAGGCGCAGATCCTGGACCTGCTGCGCGAACTCCAGGCCGAGACGGGCATGGCCATCATCCTCATCACCCATGACCTCGGCGTGATCGCGGAAATGGCCGATGAGGTGGCGGTGATGTATTCGGGCAAGGTGGTGGAGCGCACGAACGCCCGCGCCCTCTTCGAGGACCCGCAGCACCCCTACACGCTGGGCCTTCTCGGCAGCATTCCGCGCCTGGATGAGGACCGCGAGAACCTGCTGGCCATCCGCGGCACCGTGCCGCCCCCCTTCAACCTGCCGCGCGGCTGCCGCTTCAACCCGCGCTGCCCCTTCGCCATCGAGGCTTGCCGCGCGGAGATCCCGCCGCTGCGGTCCATCATTCCTGGCCATGAAGTGGCGTGCATCCGCGCGCCCGTTGAAGCGAGTGTCGCGGCATGA
- a CDS encoding ABC transporter substrate-binding protein produces the protein MKSFWQRATLGGLAAMGLALVAGQAQAQPRNQITIMREIDADRYDPARSTALAAGEVITMLSDTLVSMDYDMRTIRPGLAERWDVSEDGLTYTFHLRQGVTFCDGTPFTAEAMAFSLNRWIGRTTPRVTSPVAWRAGDVKEIRATGPHTLVYELNRPHSELLPNLAQFFASALDPAAVERLGDNFGVQGFNGTGPFCWESWTPRNQLVLTRHPNYRWGPPVMQNQGPAHVERIVWRVIPEAASRVAALQSNQADLTQYIPDAFIESLRRVPTVTIDTQPNYLWDTYLGFKVDRPVANDIAIRRAFHMAVDRPAMVRAVWSGNARPARGIINPTALDYYEAGDQGVPAFDPAAARRMLDEAGWRAGPDGVRVKDGQRATLTLFAINNLVNQRLGEIIQQAVRQVGIELRVQLFDATVAWGRLASQDFDVLFLSYPYISANDALNLYWHSRSRPTPNRMNWNDPQTDAWLEEGRSATDPAVRARAMADLQRQLNESSAWMNIAHNNLNLFSTRRVEGARAHGLYGIAIYKGLDLRVR, from the coding sequence ATGAAAAGCTTCTGGCAACGCGCGACGCTGGGGGGGCTGGCCGCGATGGGCCTCGCCCTCGTGGCCGGGCAGGCGCAGGCGCAGCCGCGCAACCAGATCACGATCATGCGCGAGATCGACGCCGACCGTTATGACCCCGCGCGCTCGACGGCACTGGCCGCCGGCGAGGTCATCACCATGCTGTCCGACACGCTGGTCAGCATGGACTACGACATGCGCACCATCCGCCCCGGCCTCGCCGAGCGCTGGGACGTGTCGGAGGACGGCCTCACCTACACCTTCCATCTGCGCCAGGGCGTCACCTTCTGCGACGGCACGCCCTTCACCGCGGAAGCCATGGCCTTCAGCCTGAACCGCTGGATCGGCCGCACCACCCCGCGCGTGACCTCGCCCGTCGCCTGGCGCGCGGGCGATGTGAAGGAAATCCGGGCCACCGGCCCGCACACGCTGGTCTATGAGCTGAACCGCCCGCATTCGGAGCTGCTGCCCAACCTCGCGCAGTTCTTCGCCTCGGCGCTGGACCCCGCCGCGGTGGAGCGGCTGGGCGACAATTTCGGCGTGCAGGGCTTCAACGGCACCGGCCCCTTCTGCTGGGAGAGCTGGACGCCCCGCAACCAGCTGGTGCTGACGCGCCACCCCAACTACCGCTGGGGCCCGCCGGTGATGCAGAACCAGGGCCCGGCCCATGTGGAGCGCATCGTCTGGCGCGTGATCCCGGAGGCCGCCTCGCGCGTGGCCGCGCTGCAGTCCAACCAGGCGGATCTGACGCAGTACATCCCCGACGCCTTCATCGAATCCCTGCGCCGGGTGCCCACGGTCACCATCGACACGCAGCCCAACTACCTGTGGGACACCTATCTGGGCTTCAAGGTGGACCGCCCGGTGGCCAATGACATCGCCATCCGTCGCGCCTTCCACATGGCGGTGGACCGGCCGGCCATGGTGCGCGCCGTGTGGTCCGGCAATGCGCGGCCCGCGCGCGGCATCATCAACCCCACGGCACTCGACTACTACGAGGCCGGTGACCAGGGCGTGCCCGCCTTCGACCCCGCCGCCGCCCGCCGCATGCTGGACGAGGCCGGCTGGCGCGCCGGGCCCGATGGCGTCCGCGTGAAGGACGGCCAGCGCGCCACGCTCACGCTCTTCGCCATCAACAACCTGGTGAACCAGCGCCTGGGCGAGATCATCCAGCAGGCCGTGCGCCAGGTGGGGATCGAGCTGCGCGTGCAGCTCTTCGACGCGACGGTGGCCTGGGGGCGCCTGGCCAGCCAGGACTTCGACGTGCTGTTCCTGAGCTACCCCTACATCTCGGCCAATGACGCGCTGAACCTCTACTGGCACAGCCGTTCGCGGCCCACGCCGAACCGCATGAACTGGAACGACCCGCAGACCGACGCCTGGCTGGAAGAAGGCCGCTCGGCGACGGACCCCGCGGTGCGCGCGCGCGCCATGGCGGACCTCCAGCGCCAGCTCAATGAAAGCTCGGCCTGGATGAACATCGCGCACAACAACCTGAACCTGTTCAGCACCCGCCGGGTGGAGGGCGCGCGCGCGCACGGCCTCTACGGCATCGCGATCTACAAGGGCCTGGACCTGCGGGTCCGCTGA
- a CDS encoding ABC transporter permease, with translation MSDTTLDATTAPSAPRRPSALRMLLRDFGGTVSLILVILIVLLAVFAPWLAPHDPFATDLMAVMEPPSSRYWFGTDGQGRDIFSRMLFGLRVTLGMGLLSLVVGGVIGAVVGFCAAYYRRIDGLLMRLMDMLLSFPAILFGLALAAIFGPGLTAVIIALSIATIPLMARIVRSSALVVMGLDYIEAARAIGMNDLRLIFRHLAPNCLSSVFVFSTLRLGQVILLGSALSFLGLGAQPPTAELGAMAAQGRNFLFIAPHISVIPSLGIFVIVLAFNLLGDALRDALDPRLRI, from the coding sequence ATGAGCGACACCACCCTCGACGCCACCACCGCCCCCTCGGCCCCGCGCCGCCCCTCGGCGCTGCGCATGCTGCTGCGGGATTTCGGCGGGACGGTCAGCCTCATCCTCGTCATCCTGATCGTGCTGCTGGCGGTCTTCGCGCCCTGGCTCGCGCCGCATGATCCCTTCGCCACCGACCTGATGGCGGTGATGGAACCCCCCTCCTCGCGCTACTGGTTCGGCACGGACGGGCAGGGGCGCGACATCTTCTCGCGCATGCTGTTCGGCCTGCGCGTGACGCTGGGCATGGGCCTGCTCTCGCTGGTCGTGGGCGGCGTGATCGGCGCGGTGGTGGGCTTCTGCGCGGCCTATTACCGTCGCATAGACGGGTTGCTGATGCGGCTGATGGACATGCTGCTGAGCTTCCCGGCCATCCTCTTCGGCCTGGCGCTGGCGGCGATCTTCGGACCCGGCCTGACCGCCGTCATCATCGCGCTGTCCATCGCGACCATCCCGCTGATGGCGCGCATCGTGCGCAGCTCCGCGCTGGTGGTGATGGGCCTCGACTACATCGAGGCCGCGCGCGCCATCGGCATGAACGACCTGCGGCTGATCTTCCGGCATTTGGCGCCCAACTGCCTCTCCTCCGTCTTCGTGTTCTCCACGCTGCGGCTGGGCCAGGTCATTCTGCTGGGCTCCGCGCTCTCCTTCCTCGGCCTCGGCGCGCAGCCGCCGACGGCGGAGCTGGGGGCCATGGCGGCGCAGGGGCGCAACTTCCTCTTCATCGCGCCGCACATCAGCGTGATCCCGTCCTTGGGCATCTTCGTGATCGTGCTGGCCTTCAACCTGCTGGGCGATGCGCTGCGCGACGCGCTCGATCCCCGGCTGCGCATTTAG
- a CDS encoding ABC transporter permease → MLRHALHRIALAIPVLFGVLVIGFLLMQIVPTDPATVRAGPTATQEVVAAIRAELGLDQPIWVQFGLYLWRLAQGDLGVSIINNVPVTQELGATIGPTVELMLASLVWSIPTGIFLGTIAAYWRGSILDRTIMAVSVAGVSVPVFFLGLVLIWFAGFQWQLLPFTGREGPLWTWEGIRAIILPAITLGGVLVGPVARMTRTAVVDTLSADHVRTARAKGLNERLVVLRHALRNALIPVVTLIGLQIGFLLGGAVVTETIFSWPGVGRLAVGAILSADFPMAQGTIIVLSAGFILVNLIVDLLYAVLDPRVRQS, encoded by the coding sequence ATGCTGCGCCACGCGCTTCACCGCATCGCGCTCGCCATCCCGGTGCTCTTCGGGGTGCTGGTGATCGGCTTCCTGCTGATGCAGATCGTGCCCACCGACCCCGCCACCGTGCGCGCCGGCCCCACGGCCACGCAGGAGGTGGTGGCCGCCATCCGCGCGGAGCTGGGGCTGGACCAGCCCATCTGGGTGCAGTTCGGCCTTTATCTCTGGCGGCTGGCGCAGGGGGATCTGGGCGTCTCCATCATCAACAACGTGCCGGTGACGCAGGAACTGGGCGCGACCATCGGGCCGACGGTGGAGCTGATGCTGGCCTCGCTCGTGTGGTCCATTCCCACGGGCATCTTCCTCGGCACCATCGCGGCCTATTGGCGCGGCTCCATCCTGGACCGCACCATCATGGCCGTCAGCGTGGCGGGCGTCTCGGTGCCGGTCTTCTTCCTGGGCCTCGTCTTGATCTGGTTCGCGGGCTTCCAGTGGCAGTTGCTGCCCTTCACCGGCCGCGAGGGCCCGCTTTGGACCTGGGAGGGCATACGCGCCATCATCCTCCCCGCCATCACGCTGGGCGGCGTGCTGGTCGGGCCCGTGGCGCGCATGACGCGCACGGCGGTGGTGGACACGCTCTCGGCCGACCATGTCCGTACCGCGCGCGCCAAGGGGCTGAACGAGCGGCTGGTGGTGCTGCGCCACGCGCTGCGCAACGCGCTGATCCCGGTGGTGACGCTGATCGGCCTGCAGATCGGCTTCCTGCTGGGCGGCGCCGTCGTGACCGAGACCATCTTCTCCTGGCCCGGCGTGGGGCGGCTTGCGGTGGGCGCCATCCTCTCCGCCGATTTCCCCATGGCGCAGGGCACCATCATCGTGCTCTCGGCCGGGTTCATCCTGGTGAATCTGATCGTGGACCTTCTCTACGCGGTGCTCGACCCGCGCGTGCGGCAATCGTGA
- a CDS encoding Gfo/Idh/MocA family protein — translation MSLRIGVLGAGYFGRFHALKLARAPGATLVGLHDADPARAAQVAGEAGCATLGAEELIAACDAVVIATPTRFHAPLATSALESGRHVFVEKPIAATTEEADALVSLAAARGRVLMVGHIERHSAAIRTLRTSLSGRRLQAIEAVRVAPFRPRSLDVSVVLDLMIHDLDLILSLVPAPLAEVRAVGGRVASDHPDWAVAQLRFADGTQAQVTASRVAVGLERRLRAMGPEGELRVDFLARSLEALAPGGASPVEHMPGWGLDRHSWTDHDSLEAQHAAFIAAIQGGGAYEADGAAGRAALDAALRIEASLAG, via the coding sequence ATGTCCTTACGCATCGGCGTCCTCGGCGCGGGCTATTTCGGCCGCTTCCATGCCCTCAAGCTGGCGCGGGCCCCCGGCGCCACCCTGGTGGGGCTGCATGACGCGGACCCGGCCCGGGCCGCCCAGGTGGCGGGGGAGGCCGGCTGCGCCACCCTGGGCGCCGAGGAGCTGATCGCGGCCTGCGACGCGGTGGTGATCGCGACCCCCACCCGCTTCCACGCCCCGCTGGCCACGAGCGCCCTGGAATCGGGGCGCCATGTGTTCGTGGAAAAGCCCATCGCCGCCACGACCGAAGAGGCCGATGCGCTGGTCTCCCTGGCCGCGGCACGGGGCCGGGTCCTGATGGTGGGGCATATCGAGCGGCATTCGGCGGCCATCCGCACGCTGCGCACCTCGCTCTCCGGTCGGCGGCTGCAGGCCATCGAGGCGGTGCGGGTCGCCCCCTTCCGGCCGCGCAGCCTGGATGTCTCGGTCGTGCTCGACCTGATGATCCATGACCTGGATTTAATTCTCTCCCTGGTGCCGGCCCCGCTGGCGGAGGTCCGCGCCGTGGGCGGCCGGGTGGCCAGCGACCACCCGGACTGGGCCGTGGCCCAGCTTCGTTTCGCCGACGGCACCCAGGCCCAGGTGACGGCCAGCCGCGTGGCCGTCGGCCTCGAACGCCGCCTGCGCGCCATGGGGCCGGAGGGCGAGCTGCGGGTGGATTTCCTGGCCCGCAGCCTGGAGGCCCTGGCCCCCGGTGGCGCGAGCCCGGTGGAGCACATGCCAGGCTGGGGCCTGGACCGCCATTCCTGGACCGACCATGACAGTCTGGAGGCCCAGCACGCGGCCTTCATCGCCGCCATCCAGGGCGGCGGCGCCTATGAGGCCGATGGCGCGGCGGGGCGCGCGGCGCTGGACGCGGCGTTGCGGATCGAAGCCAGCCTCGCGGGCTGA